One region of Ictalurus punctatus breed USDA103 chromosome 6, Coco_2.0, whole genome shotgun sequence genomic DNA includes:
- the lrrfip1a gene encoding leucine-rich repeat flightless-interacting protein 1 isoform X12, with translation MASQGPGRKRTPNRNAVTPEEDALNVIAKEAEARLVAKRAARAEAREIRMKELERQQKEIYQVQKKYYGLENLDNKWGDIEQWMEDSERYTRHSQRHVSVSDDEECMSVGSRSSVRLDLDSVGAQAGLDDSLDRDFFEKGSSRASTLSNATLTSLGGASSRKGSGSSSVTADTEASIQDIKEIHELKDQIHDVEAKYMQSLKEIKDSLADMEGKYRKAMVSSAQLDNEKSNLMYEVDTLKDSLMELEELLAETRRECEEKSKDLEREKHAHSILQFQFSEQKEALKQSEELLTEIRHLHIKQEGFVREISDLQETIEWKDKKIGALERQKEFSDAIRNERDELRDEVVQLKDILKKHGIVLGPDLRTNGEVEENVTGGSACTELQQGSSVLGTQELQLFRGENVGGSRGGQFQHPKDFDHGIQENHLPTSASGNSSESLLVAQNDVGLGNYINNSTEKIQINVEKPQNVFAVEAEEQVVLEISKGNDVAPEPVAIIMEDMRTDQQESSLYVKRSETIKEGNTDSTEKSTCEISEKDGDHLDETVAGDSQIRMVSDSLPSAKIDTTSHSQSASVSGKKKKKKKKSKQKQKHSCDEKEVHSEIGDKNENQLIESSSVQTVESVSEYNTLHSEEATINEKVSVNVNIDERTDLMQKAAESLELQSPNTGPGNILGPIINWTDCTSSTDSIPPLDSKTEINIEIPTYGFPLEITTGELNASNGKYKLLSNTDDAVAVCADFPDSENSSEVNLEKDITETTKDVVKIETIDEIIQLDETSVETSTDTQLGETLGPAEVLKEEQETSRETQQGDTLDTAEVPKEEQETDTQLGNILDTAEVPKEEQETSTDTQLGDTLYPAEVPKEEQETFRDTQLGNTLDTEEVPKEEQETSTDTQLGDKLVTAEVPKEDQETDTQLGNILDTAEVPKEEQETSTDTQLGDTLYPAEVPKEEQETFRDTQLGNTLDTEEVPKEEQETSTDTQLGDKLVTAEVPKEDQETDTELGDTLVTAEVPKEEQETSRDTQLGEALVTAEVPEQEQETSTETQLCEALVTAEVPKEEQETSRDTQLGDTLVTAEVPEQEQESQEPTRIDQEFSVEEDVGEVESGESFEFNMEVNGSEGNLLGDTECQQEHKSISRYTEQSCTTSEPQELADAEEGHEDQKLQTDEQNVSIERDKGVDQIATTENDHNKCQQQFITGKDEQGSQDHEEIIHVEHYESAKQETSPANLVQVLDDPLPETGELDQEASSVIPQEEGQNMGEQEIREFKEGTSKRNKEDAKNGSKKESKKGKGKTKEDCKMS, from the exons TTGGATGACTCATTGGACAGAGATTTTTTTGAGAAG ggtTCCTCTCGAGCATCTACTTTATCCAATGCTACTCTGACTTCACTGGGCGGGGCTTCCTCACGCAAAGGAAGTGGCAGTTCATCTGTCACTGCAGATACAGAGGCATCCATACAGGATATTAAG GAGATTCATGAACTTAAGGATCAGATCCATGATGTGGAGGCCAAGTACATGCAAAGCCTCAAAGAAATCAAG GATTCTCTGGCAGACATGGAGGGGAAATATCGCAAGGCTATGGTGTCCAGTGCTCAGTTGGATAATGAGAAATCCAATCTGATGTATGAGGTGGACACTTTGAAAGACTCTCTGATGGAGCTGGAGGAGCTTTTGGCTGAGACTCGGCGAGAGTGTGAGGAGAAGAGTAAG GATCTGGAGCGAGAGAAGCACGCCCACAGTATACTCCAGTTTCAGTTCAGCGAGCAAAAAGAAGCATTGAAACAAAGTGAAGAGCTCCTTACT GAGATACGTCATTTACACATCAAACAAGAGGGCTTTGTTAGGGAGATTTCTGACCTGCAGGAAACTATTGAATGGAAGGATAAAAAAATTGGG GCCTtagaaagacagaaggagttTTCTGATGCCATTCGAAATGAGCGGGATGAACTCAGGGATGAGGTGGTTCAACTCAAAGACATTTTAAAG AAACATGGCATTGTCCTTGGACCAGACTTGCGCACCAATGGGGAAGTGGAAGAAAATGTGACTGGTGGATCAGCCTGCACTGAATTGCAACAAGGGAGCAGTGTATTAG GCACTCAGGAGTTGCAGCTGTTTAGAGGTGAAAATGTAGGGGGCTCCAGAGGTGGCCAGTTCCAACACCCAAAGGATTTTGACCATGGAATTCAAGAGAATCACCTGCCTACATCTGCCTCTGGCAATTCTTCTGAATCTCTTTTAGTAGCACAAAATGATGTGGGTCTtggaaattatataaataacagcACAGAGAAAATCCAGATTAATGTTGAAAAACCTCAGAATGTTTTTGCGGTTGAAGCAGAGGAACAAGTTGTATTGGAAATTTCAAAAGGTAATGATGTAGCACCAGAACCTGTTGCAATTATTATGGAAGATATGAGGACAGATCAGCAAGAGAGTTCACTGTATGTTAAAAGAAGTGAGACTATAAAAGAGGGAAATACTGATTCCACAGAAAAATCCACCTGTGAGATATCAGAAAAAGATGGAGATCACCTAGATGAAACTGTGGCTGGAGATTCTCAGATCAGAATGGTTTCTGACAGTTTGCCATCAGCAAAAATAGATACAACATCACATTCTCAAAGTGCCAGTGTTtcaggaaaaaagaagaagaagaaaaagaaaagtaaacagaaacaaaagcatAGTTGTGATGAAAAAGAGGTTCATTCAGAAATAGGGGACAAGAATGAAAACCAGCTCATAGAGAGCAGTTCAGTTCAGACTGTAGAGTCAGTTTCAGAGTATAACACTCTACATTCAGAGGAAGCAACAATAAATGAGAAAGTTTCAGTTAATGTGAATATTGATGAAAGGACTGACCTGATGCAAAAAGCAGCAGAATCCCTAGAACTACAAAGCCCTAATACTGGCCCTGGAAACATTTTAGGACCAATCATTAATTGGACTGATTGCACAAGCAGCACTGACTCCATCCCACCTTTGGACTCCAAAACAGAAATTAATATTGAAATCCCTACTTATGGCTTTCCATTGGAAATTACTACTGGTGAGTTAAATGCTTCTAATGGCAAATACAAATTGCTTAGCAACACTGATGACGCTGTTGCTGTCTGTGCTGATTTTCCTGACTCTGAAAACTCTTCTGAGGTAAACCTTGAGAAAGATATAACTGAAACTACCAAAGATGTAGTAAAAATAGAAACAATTGATGAGATTATTCAACTTGATGAAACCAGTGTAGAAACATCcacagacacacagctgggtgAAACATTAGGTCCAGCAGAAGTACTAAAAGAAGAGCAAGAAACGTCGAGAGAGACACAGCAGGGTGACACGTTAGATACAGCTGAAGTACCAAAAGAAGAGCAAGAAacagacacacagctgggtaACATATTAGATACAGCAGAAGTACCAAAAGAAGAGCAAGAAACATCcacagacacacagctgggtgACACATTATATCCAGCAGAAGTACCAAAAGAAGAGCAAGAAACATTCagagacacacagctgggtAACACATTAGATACAGAAGAAGTACCAAAAGAAGAGCAAGAAACATCcacagacacacagctgggtgACAAATTAGTTACAGCTGAAgtaccaaaagaagatcaagaaacagacacacagctgggtaACATATTAGATACAGCAGAAGTACCAAAAGAAGAGCAAGAAACATCcacagacacacagctgggtgACACATTATATCCAGCAGAAGTACCAAAAGAAGAGCAAGAAACATTCagagacacacagctgggtAACACATTAGATACAGAAGAAGTACCAAAAGAAGAGCAAGAAACATCcacagacacacagctgggtgACAAATTAGTTACAGCTGAAgtaccaaaagaagatcaagaAACAGACACAGAGCTGGGTGACACATTAGTTACAGCTGAAGTACCAAAAGAAGAGCAAGAAACATCGagagacacacagctgggtGAAGCATTAGTTACAGCTGAAGTACCTGAACAGGAACAAGAAACATCCACAGAGACACAGCTGTGTGAAGCATTAGTTACAGCTGAAGTACCAAAAGAAGAGCAAGAAACATCGAGAGACACACAGCTGGGAGACACATTAGTTACAGCTGAAGTACCTGAACAGGAGCAAGAATCACAGGAGCCAACACGCATAGATCAGGAATTCAGTGTAGAAGAGGATGTAGGTGAGGTGGAGTCTGGAGAATCTTTTGAGTTTAATATGGAGGTTAACGGGTCAGAAGGAAATTTGCTTGGAGATACTGAGTGTCAGCAAGAACACAAAAGCATTTCCAGGTACACAGAGCAGTCTTGTACAACCAGTGAACCACAGGAGCTGGCAGATGCTGAAGAGGGACATGAAGACCAAAAGTTACAGACAGATGAACAGAATGTCTCAATAGAAAGAGACAAGGGTGTGGATCAGATAGCCACAACAGAGAACGATCATAACAAATGTCAGCAACAATTTATAACAGGAAAAGATGAACAAGGATCTCAAGACCATGAAGAAATCATACATGTTGAGCACTATGAAAGCGCCAAGCAGGAAACAAGTCCAGCAAATCTTGTACAGGTCCTTGATGATCCTCTTCCTGAGACAGGAGAGTTAGACCAGGAGGCCAGTAGTGTCATTCCACAAGAAGAAGGTCAGAATATGGGAGAGCAGGAAATCAGGGAGTTCAAAGAGGGTACATCTAAGAGAAACAAGGAGGATGCAAAGAATGGCTCCAAAAAGGAAAGCAAGAAAGGAAAGGGGAAGACTAAAGAGGACTGCAAAATGTCTTAA
- the lrrfip1a gene encoding leucine-rich repeat flightless-interacting protein 1 isoform X13 encodes MASQGPGRKRTPNRNAVTPEEDALNVIAKEAEARLVAKRAARAEAREIRMKELERQQKEIYQVQKKYYGLENLDNKWGDIEQWMEDSERYTRHSQRHVSVSDDEECMSVGSRSSVRLDDSLDRDFFEKGSSRASTLSNATLTSLGGASSRKGSGSSSVTADTEASIQDIKEIHELKDQIHDVEAKYMQSLKEIKDSLADMEGKYRKAMVSSAQLDNEKSNLMYEVDTLKDSLMELEELLAETRRECEEKSKDLEREKHAHSILQFQFSEQKEALKQSEELLTEIRHLHIKQEGFVREISDLQETIEWKDKKIGALERQKEFSDAIRNERDELRDEVVQLKDILKKHGIVLGPDLRTNGEVEENVTGGSACTELQQGSSVLGTQELQLFRGENVGGSRGGQFQHPKDFDHGIQENHLPTSASGNSSESLLVAQNDVGLGNYINNSTEKIQINVEKPQNVFAVEAEEQVVLEISKGNDVAPEPVAIIMEDMRTDQQESSLYVKRSETIKEGNTDSTEKSTCEISEKDGDHLDETVAGDSQIRMVSDSLPSAKIDTTSHSQSASVSGKKKKKKKKSKQKQKHSCDEKEVHSEIGDKNENQLIESSSVQTVESVSEYNTLHSEEATINEKVSVNVNIDERTDLMQKAAESLELQSPNTGPGNILGPIINWTDCTSSTDSIPPLDSKTEINIEIPTYGFPLEITTGELNASNGKYKLLSNTDDAVAVCADFPDSENSSEVNLEKDITETTKDVVKIETIDEIIQLDETSVETSTDTQLGETLGPAEVLKEEQETSRETQQGDTLDTAEVPKEEQETDTQLGNILDTAEVPKEEQETSTDTQLGDTLYPAEVPKEEQETFRDTQLGNTLDTEEVPKEEQETSTDTQLGDKLVTAEVPKEDQETDTQLGNILDTAEVPKEEQETSTDTQLGDTLYPAEVPKEEQETFRDTQLGNTLDTEEVPKEEQETSTDTQLGDKLVTAEVPKEDQETDTELGDTLVTAEVPKEEQETSRDTQLGEALVTAEVPEQEQETSTETQLCEALVTAEVPKEEQETSRDTQLGDTLVTAEVPEQEQESQEPTRIDQEFSVEEDVGEVESGESFEFNMEVNGSEGNLLGDTECQQEHKSISRYTEQSCTTSEPQELADAEEGHEDQKLQTDEQNVSIERDKGVDQIATTENDHNKCQQQFITGKDEQGSQDHEEIIHVEHYESAKQETSPANLVQVLDDPLPETGELDQEASSVIPQEEGQNMGEQEIREFKEGTSKRNKEDAKNGSKKESKKGKGKTKEDCKMS; translated from the exons TTGGATGACTCATTGGACAGAGATTTTTTTGAGAAG ggtTCCTCTCGAGCATCTACTTTATCCAATGCTACTCTGACTTCACTGGGCGGGGCTTCCTCACGCAAAGGAAGTGGCAGTTCATCTGTCACTGCAGATACAGAGGCATCCATACAGGATATTAAG GAGATTCATGAACTTAAGGATCAGATCCATGATGTGGAGGCCAAGTACATGCAAAGCCTCAAAGAAATCAAG GATTCTCTGGCAGACATGGAGGGGAAATATCGCAAGGCTATGGTGTCCAGTGCTCAGTTGGATAATGAGAAATCCAATCTGATGTATGAGGTGGACACTTTGAAAGACTCTCTGATGGAGCTGGAGGAGCTTTTGGCTGAGACTCGGCGAGAGTGTGAGGAGAAGAGTAAG GATCTGGAGCGAGAGAAGCACGCCCACAGTATACTCCAGTTTCAGTTCAGCGAGCAAAAAGAAGCATTGAAACAAAGTGAAGAGCTCCTTACT GAGATACGTCATTTACACATCAAACAAGAGGGCTTTGTTAGGGAGATTTCTGACCTGCAGGAAACTATTGAATGGAAGGATAAAAAAATTGGG GCCTtagaaagacagaaggagttTTCTGATGCCATTCGAAATGAGCGGGATGAACTCAGGGATGAGGTGGTTCAACTCAAAGACATTTTAAAG AAACATGGCATTGTCCTTGGACCAGACTTGCGCACCAATGGGGAAGTGGAAGAAAATGTGACTGGTGGATCAGCCTGCACTGAATTGCAACAAGGGAGCAGTGTATTAG GCACTCAGGAGTTGCAGCTGTTTAGAGGTGAAAATGTAGGGGGCTCCAGAGGTGGCCAGTTCCAACACCCAAAGGATTTTGACCATGGAATTCAAGAGAATCACCTGCCTACATCTGCCTCTGGCAATTCTTCTGAATCTCTTTTAGTAGCACAAAATGATGTGGGTCTtggaaattatataaataacagcACAGAGAAAATCCAGATTAATGTTGAAAAACCTCAGAATGTTTTTGCGGTTGAAGCAGAGGAACAAGTTGTATTGGAAATTTCAAAAGGTAATGATGTAGCACCAGAACCTGTTGCAATTATTATGGAAGATATGAGGACAGATCAGCAAGAGAGTTCACTGTATGTTAAAAGAAGTGAGACTATAAAAGAGGGAAATACTGATTCCACAGAAAAATCCACCTGTGAGATATCAGAAAAAGATGGAGATCACCTAGATGAAACTGTGGCTGGAGATTCTCAGATCAGAATGGTTTCTGACAGTTTGCCATCAGCAAAAATAGATACAACATCACATTCTCAAAGTGCCAGTGTTtcaggaaaaaagaagaagaagaaaaagaaaagtaaacagaaacaaaagcatAGTTGTGATGAAAAAGAGGTTCATTCAGAAATAGGGGACAAGAATGAAAACCAGCTCATAGAGAGCAGTTCAGTTCAGACTGTAGAGTCAGTTTCAGAGTATAACACTCTACATTCAGAGGAAGCAACAATAAATGAGAAAGTTTCAGTTAATGTGAATATTGATGAAAGGACTGACCTGATGCAAAAAGCAGCAGAATCCCTAGAACTACAAAGCCCTAATACTGGCCCTGGAAACATTTTAGGACCAATCATTAATTGGACTGATTGCACAAGCAGCACTGACTCCATCCCACCTTTGGACTCCAAAACAGAAATTAATATTGAAATCCCTACTTATGGCTTTCCATTGGAAATTACTACTGGTGAGTTAAATGCTTCTAATGGCAAATACAAATTGCTTAGCAACACTGATGACGCTGTTGCTGTCTGTGCTGATTTTCCTGACTCTGAAAACTCTTCTGAGGTAAACCTTGAGAAAGATATAACTGAAACTACCAAAGATGTAGTAAAAATAGAAACAATTGATGAGATTATTCAACTTGATGAAACCAGTGTAGAAACATCcacagacacacagctgggtgAAACATTAGGTCCAGCAGAAGTACTAAAAGAAGAGCAAGAAACGTCGAGAGAGACACAGCAGGGTGACACGTTAGATACAGCTGAAGTACCAAAAGAAGAGCAAGAAacagacacacagctgggtaACATATTAGATACAGCAGAAGTACCAAAAGAAGAGCAAGAAACATCcacagacacacagctgggtgACACATTATATCCAGCAGAAGTACCAAAAGAAGAGCAAGAAACATTCagagacacacagctgggtAACACATTAGATACAGAAGAAGTACCAAAAGAAGAGCAAGAAACATCcacagacacacagctgggtgACAAATTAGTTACAGCTGAAgtaccaaaagaagatcaagaaacagacacacagctgggtaACATATTAGATACAGCAGAAGTACCAAAAGAAGAGCAAGAAACATCcacagacacacagctgggtgACACATTATATCCAGCAGAAGTACCAAAAGAAGAGCAAGAAACATTCagagacacacagctgggtAACACATTAGATACAGAAGAAGTACCAAAAGAAGAGCAAGAAACATCcacagacacacagctgggtgACAAATTAGTTACAGCTGAAgtaccaaaagaagatcaagaAACAGACACAGAGCTGGGTGACACATTAGTTACAGCTGAAGTACCAAAAGAAGAGCAAGAAACATCGagagacacacagctgggtGAAGCATTAGTTACAGCTGAAGTACCTGAACAGGAACAAGAAACATCCACAGAGACACAGCTGTGTGAAGCATTAGTTACAGCTGAAGTACCAAAAGAAGAGCAAGAAACATCGAGAGACACACAGCTGGGAGACACATTAGTTACAGCTGAAGTACCTGAACAGGAGCAAGAATCACAGGAGCCAACACGCATAGATCAGGAATTCAGTGTAGAAGAGGATGTAGGTGAGGTGGAGTCTGGAGAATCTTTTGAGTTTAATATGGAGGTTAACGGGTCAGAAGGAAATTTGCTTGGAGATACTGAGTGTCAGCAAGAACACAAAAGCATTTCCAGGTACACAGAGCAGTCTTGTACAACCAGTGAACCACAGGAGCTGGCAGATGCTGAAGAGGGACATGAAGACCAAAAGTTACAGACAGATGAACAGAATGTCTCAATAGAAAGAGACAAGGGTGTGGATCAGATAGCCACAACAGAGAACGATCATAACAAATGTCAGCAACAATTTATAACAGGAAAAGATGAACAAGGATCTCAAGACCATGAAGAAATCATACATGTTGAGCACTATGAAAGCGCCAAGCAGGAAACAAGTCCAGCAAATCTTGTACAGGTCCTTGATGATCCTCTTCCTGAGACAGGAGAGTTAGACCAGGAGGCCAGTAGTGTCATTCCACAAGAAGAAGGTCAGAATATGGGAGAGCAGGAAATCAGGGAGTTCAAAGAGGGTACATCTAAGAGAAACAAGGAGGATGCAAAGAATGGCTCCAAAAAGGAAAGCAAGAAAGGAAAGGGGAAGACTAAAGAGGACTGCAAAATGTCTTAA
- the lrrfip1a gene encoding leucine-rich repeat flightless-interacting protein 1 isoform X14, which translates to MASQGPGRKRTPNRNAVTPEEDALNVIAKEAEARLVAKRAARAEAREIRMKELERQQKEIYQVQKKYYGLENLDNKWGDIEQWMEDSERYTRHSQRHVSVSDDEECMSVGSRSSVRGSSRASTLSNATLTSLGGASSRKGSGSSSVTADTEASIQDIKEIHELKDQIHDVEAKYMQSLKEIKDSLADMEGKYRKAMVSSAQLDNEKSNLMYEVDTLKDSLMELEELLAETRRECEEKSKDLEREKHAHSILQFQFSEQKEALKQSEELLTEIRHLHIKQEGFVREISDLQETIEWKDKKIGALERQKEFSDAIRNERDELRDEVVQLKDILKKHGIVLGPDLRTNGEVEENVTGGSACTELQQGSSVLGTQELQLFRGENVGGSRGGQFQHPKDFDHGIQENHLPTSASGNSSESLLVAQNDVGLGNYINNSTEKIQINVEKPQNVFAVEAEEQVVLEISKGNDVAPEPVAIIMEDMRTDQQESSLYVKRSETIKEGNTDSTEKSTCEISEKDGDHLDETVAGDSQIRMVSDSLPSAKIDTTSHSQSASVSGKKKKKKKKSKQKQKHSCDEKEVHSEIGDKNENQLIESSSVQTVESVSEYNTLHSEEATINEKVSVNVNIDERTDLMQKAAESLELQSPNTGPGNILGPIINWTDCTSSTDSIPPLDSKTEINIEIPTYGFPLEITTGELNASNGKYKLLSNTDDAVAVCADFPDSENSSEVNLEKDITETTKDVVKIETIDEIIQLDETSVETSTDTQLGETLGPAEVLKEEQETSRETQQGDTLDTAEVPKEEQETDTQLGNILDTAEVPKEEQETSTDTQLGDTLYPAEVPKEEQETFRDTQLGNTLDTEEVPKEEQETSTDTQLGDKLVTAEVPKEDQETDTQLGNILDTAEVPKEEQETSTDTQLGDTLYPAEVPKEEQETFRDTQLGNTLDTEEVPKEEQETSTDTQLGDKLVTAEVPKEDQETDTELGDTLVTAEVPKEEQETSRDTQLGEALVTAEVPEQEQETSTETQLCEALVTAEVPKEEQETSRDTQLGDTLVTAEVPEQEQESQEPTRIDQEFSVEEDVGEVESGESFEFNMEVNGSEGNLLGDTECQQEHKSISRYTEQSCTTSEPQELADAEEGHEDQKLQTDEQNVSIERDKGVDQIATTENDHNKCQQQFITGKDEQGSQDHEEIIHVEHYESAKQETSPANLVQVLDDPLPETGELDQEASSVIPQEEGQNMGEQEIREFKEGTSKRNKEDAKNGSKKESKKGKGKTKEDCKMS; encoded by the exons ggtTCCTCTCGAGCATCTACTTTATCCAATGCTACTCTGACTTCACTGGGCGGGGCTTCCTCACGCAAAGGAAGTGGCAGTTCATCTGTCACTGCAGATACAGAGGCATCCATACAGGATATTAAG GAGATTCATGAACTTAAGGATCAGATCCATGATGTGGAGGCCAAGTACATGCAAAGCCTCAAAGAAATCAAG GATTCTCTGGCAGACATGGAGGGGAAATATCGCAAGGCTATGGTGTCCAGTGCTCAGTTGGATAATGAGAAATCCAATCTGATGTATGAGGTGGACACTTTGAAAGACTCTCTGATGGAGCTGGAGGAGCTTTTGGCTGAGACTCGGCGAGAGTGTGAGGAGAAGAGTAAG GATCTGGAGCGAGAGAAGCACGCCCACAGTATACTCCAGTTTCAGTTCAGCGAGCAAAAAGAAGCATTGAAACAAAGTGAAGAGCTCCTTACT GAGATACGTCATTTACACATCAAACAAGAGGGCTTTGTTAGGGAGATTTCTGACCTGCAGGAAACTATTGAATGGAAGGATAAAAAAATTGGG GCCTtagaaagacagaaggagttTTCTGATGCCATTCGAAATGAGCGGGATGAACTCAGGGATGAGGTGGTTCAACTCAAAGACATTTTAAAG AAACATGGCATTGTCCTTGGACCAGACTTGCGCACCAATGGGGAAGTGGAAGAAAATGTGACTGGTGGATCAGCCTGCACTGAATTGCAACAAGGGAGCAGTGTATTAG GCACTCAGGAGTTGCAGCTGTTTAGAGGTGAAAATGTAGGGGGCTCCAGAGGTGGCCAGTTCCAACACCCAAAGGATTTTGACCATGGAATTCAAGAGAATCACCTGCCTACATCTGCCTCTGGCAATTCTTCTGAATCTCTTTTAGTAGCACAAAATGATGTGGGTCTtggaaattatataaataacagcACAGAGAAAATCCAGATTAATGTTGAAAAACCTCAGAATGTTTTTGCGGTTGAAGCAGAGGAACAAGTTGTATTGGAAATTTCAAAAGGTAATGATGTAGCACCAGAACCTGTTGCAATTATTATGGAAGATATGAGGACAGATCAGCAAGAGAGTTCACTGTATGTTAAAAGAAGTGAGACTATAAAAGAGGGAAATACTGATTCCACAGAAAAATCCACCTGTGAGATATCAGAAAAAGATGGAGATCACCTAGATGAAACTGTGGCTGGAGATTCTCAGATCAGAATGGTTTCTGACAGTTTGCCATCAGCAAAAATAGATACAACATCACATTCTCAAAGTGCCAGTGTTtcaggaaaaaagaagaagaagaaaaagaaaagtaaacagaaacaaaagcatAGTTGTGATGAAAAAGAGGTTCATTCAGAAATAGGGGACAAGAATGAAAACCAGCTCATAGAGAGCAGTTCAGTTCAGACTGTAGAGTCAGTTTCAGAGTATAACACTCTACATTCAGAGGAAGCAACAATAAATGAGAAAGTTTCAGTTAATGTGAATATTGATGAAAGGACTGACCTGATGCAAAAAGCAGCAGAATCCCTAGAACTACAAAGCCCTAATACTGGCCCTGGAAACATTTTAGGACCAATCATTAATTGGACTGATTGCACAAGCAGCACTGACTCCATCCCACCTTTGGACTCCAAAACAGAAATTAATATTGAAATCCCTACTTATGGCTTTCCATTGGAAATTACTACTGGTGAGTTAAATGCTTCTAATGGCAAATACAAATTGCTTAGCAACACTGATGACGCTGTTGCTGTCTGTGCTGATTTTCCTGACTCTGAAAACTCTTCTGAGGTAAACCTTGAGAAAGATATAACTGAAACTACCAAAGATGTAGTAAAAATAGAAACAATTGATGAGATTATTCAACTTGATGAAACCAGTGTAGAAACATCcacagacacacagctgggtgAAACATTAGGTCCAGCAGAAGTACTAAAAGAAGAGCAAGAAACGTCGAGAGAGACACAGCAGGGTGACACGTTAGATACAGCTGAAGTACCAAAAGAAGAGCAAGAAacagacacacagctgggtaACATATTAGATACAGCAGAAGTACCAAAAGAAGAGCAAGAAACATCcacagacacacagctgggtgACACATTATATCCAGCAGAAGTACCAAAAGAAGAGCAAGAAACATTCagagacacacagctgggtAACACATTAGATACAGAAGAAGTACCAAAAGAAGAGCAAGAAACATCcacagacacacagctgggtgACAAATTAGTTACAGCTGAAgtaccaaaagaagatcaagaaacagacacacagctgggtaACATATTAGATACAGCAGAAGTACCAAAAGAAGAGCAAGAAACATCcacagacacacagctgggtgACACATTATATCCAGCAGAAGTACCAAAAGAAGAGCAAGAAACATTCagagacacacagctgggtAACACATTAGATACAGAAGAAGTACCAAAAGAAGAGCAAGAAACATCcacagacacacagctgggtgACAAATTAGTTACAGCTGAAgtaccaaaagaagatcaagaAACAGACACAGAGCTGGGTGACACATTAGTTACAGCTGAAGTACCAAAAGAAGAGCAAGAAACATCGagagacacacagctgggtGAAGCATTAGTTACAGCTGAAGTACCTGAACAGGAACAAGAAACATCCACAGAGACACAGCTGTGTGAAGCATTAGTTACAGCTGAAGTACCAAAAGAAGAGCAAGAAACATCGAGAGACACACAGCTGGGAGACACATTAGTTACAGCTGAAGTACCTGAACAGGAGCAAGAATCACAGGAGCCAACACGCATAGATCAGGAATTCAGTGTAGAAGAGGATGTAGGTGAGGTGGAGTCTGGAGAATCTTTTGAGTTTAATATGGAGGTTAACGGGTCAGAAGGAAATTTGCTTGGAGATACTGAGTGTCAGCAAGAACACAAAAGCATTTCCAGGTACACAGAGCAGTCTTGTACAACCAGTGAACCACAGGAGCTGGCAGATGCTGAAGAGGGACATGAAGACCAAAAGTTACAGACAGATGAACAGAATGTCTCAATAGAAAGAGACAAGGGTGTGGATCAGATAGCCACAACAGAGAACGATCATAACAAATGTCAGCAACAATTTATAACAGGAAAAGATGAACAAGGATCTCAAGACCATGAAGAAATCATACATGTTGAGCACTATGAAAGCGCCAAGCAGGAAACAAGTCCAGCAAATCTTGTACAGGTCCTTGATGATCCTCTTCCTGAGACAGGAGAGTTAGACCAGGAGGCCAGTAGTGTCATTCCACAAGAAGAAGGTCAGAATATGGGAGAGCAGGAAATCAGGGAGTTCAAAGAGGGTACATCTAAGAGAAACAAGGAGGATGCAAAGAATGGCTCCAAAAAGGAAAGCAAGAAAGGAAAGGGGAAGACTAAAGAGGACTGCAAAATGTCTTAA